A portion of the Corynebacterium rouxii genome contains these proteins:
- a CDS encoding Bax inhibitor-1/YccA family protein, which translates to MRSSNPVLNSLTGTRQNYAQAGYQQQAFNPMSQYDQYGQPVTSAGAAERPMTVDDVVTKTGITVGVIIAFAVVNFALATVNPGLAMILTGVGAIGGLITVLISTFGRKYGSAAVTLTYAAFEGLFVGGISLVLSGAMVGGQNAGTLIGQAVLGTIGVFLGMLYVYKTGAVKVTPKFNRILTGSLIGVLVLALGNMVLGFFGINLGLYSGGPIAIIFSLFCIGLAAMSFLQDFDIADRLIRQGAPAKNAWGVALGLAVTLVWLYTEILRLLSYFNQR; encoded by the coding sequence ATGCGCAGTAGCAATCCGGTCTTGAATTCTCTGACGGGTACCCGCCAAAACTATGCTCAAGCGGGCTACCAGCAGCAAGCGTTCAACCCTATGTCCCAGTATGACCAGTATGGTCAGCCCGTCACCTCAGCTGGCGCTGCAGAGCGTCCTATGACTGTGGACGATGTGGTTACTAAAACTGGTATCACCGTCGGCGTTATTATCGCCTTCGCCGTGGTCAACTTTGCGTTGGCTACTGTTAACCCTGGTCTTGCAATGATCCTTACCGGTGTTGGTGCAATCGGTGGCTTGATTACCGTCTTGATCAGCACCTTTGGTCGTAAATATGGTTCGGCGGCAGTGACCTTAACCTATGCGGCATTTGAGGGTCTGTTTGTCGGTGGCATTTCTTTGGTGCTTTCCGGCGCGATGGTTGGTGGCCAAAACGCTGGTACTTTGATCGGTCAGGCAGTCCTTGGCACCATCGGTGTGTTCCTCGGAATGCTCTATGTGTACAAGACGGGCGCTGTGAAAGTAACACCTAAGTTCAACCGCATCCTCACGGGATCGTTGATCGGTGTCTTGGTTCTGGCCTTGGGCAACATGGTGCTGGGTTTCTTTGGTATCAACCTAGGTCTGTACTCCGGTGGCCCAATCGCGATCATTTTCTCCCTGTTCTGCATTGGTTTGGCGGCAATGAGCTTCCTTCAAGACTTTGACATCGCAGATCGTCTGATCCGTCAGGGTGCACCAGCAAAGAACGCTTGGGGTGTGGCTCTGGGCTTGGCAGTGACCTTGGTCTGGCTCTACACCGAGATCTTGCGCTTGTTGAGCTACTTTAATCAGCGTTAA
- a CDS encoding septum formation initiator family protein — translation MVFTKRRAVPVVNREEKPRGLKLSRPSMKVDGRWLVIYGTIVIVLCVAILRPLNTYMDQKAEAARLKASIAEKQIEKDRLLAELEKYDSEAYVKEQARKRLGVIAPGEKAYRVMTPELENQGSHVSTKEETKAKNPWYEKLWDSVTIVDPVEESEQQGDQPQMNLPLIPADPPSEQP, via the coding sequence ATGGTGTTTACAAAGCGACGAGCGGTTCCCGTGGTCAACCGCGAAGAGAAACCGCGCGGACTTAAGCTTTCGCGCCCCAGCATGAAAGTTGATGGTCGCTGGCTCGTCATCTACGGAACAATAGTGATTGTTCTATGCGTTGCCATCCTGCGCCCGTTGAACACCTATATGGATCAAAAAGCTGAGGCGGCGCGGTTGAAGGCATCGATCGCTGAAAAACAGATCGAAAAAGATCGCCTACTTGCCGAGCTAGAAAAATATGATTCCGAAGCCTACGTTAAAGAACAAGCACGTAAGCGTCTAGGAGTTATAGCACCTGGCGAAAAAGCCTATCGAGTCATGACTCCAGAGCTGGAAAACCAAGGCTCGCATGTGAGCACCAAAGAAGAAACTAAAGCCAAAAATCCGTGGTATGAAAAGCTGTGGGACTCCGTGACCATCGTTGATCCCGTTGAAGAATCTGAGCAGCAAGGCGATCAACCGCAGATGAATTTACCCCTAATTCCCGCCGACCCTCCTAGTGAGCAACCCTAA
- the greA gene encoding transcription elongation factor GreA has product MADNQKQYITPETKAKLEEELNALIAHRPVVAAEINERREEGDLKENAGYDAAREMQDQEEARIKQISEILANSTTERVGIVEGVAHIGSVVHVYYNGDKNDKETFLIGTRAAASDNKDLETYSEQSPLGAAVVGAQEGETRQYSAPNGNTISVTIVSAEPYDSSKAATPRNS; this is encoded by the coding sequence ATGGCTGACAACCAGAAGCAGTACATCACCCCAGAAACCAAGGCAAAGCTCGAAGAAGAGCTCAATGCTCTGATCGCTCACCGCCCTGTCGTCGCCGCCGAAATTAACGAGCGTCGCGAAGAAGGCGACCTGAAAGAAAACGCAGGCTACGACGCAGCCCGCGAAATGCAGGATCAGGAAGAAGCTCGCATCAAGCAGATCTCCGAAATCCTTGCCAATTCCACCACCGAGCGTGTCGGCATCGTCGAGGGCGTTGCCCACATCGGTTCCGTCGTCCACGTTTACTACAATGGCGACAAAAACGATAAGGAAACCTTCCTGATCGGTACCCGCGCTGCAGCTTCCGACAACAAAGACTTGGAGACTTACTCCGAGCAGTCGCCTCTCGGCGCAGCAGTCGTTGGCGCACAGGAAGGCGAAACCCGCCAGTACTCCGCACCTAACGGCAACACCATTAGCGTTACCATCGTTTCCGCTGAGCCTTACGATTCCTCGAAGGCCGCAACTCCACGTAACTCCTAA
- a CDS encoding DUF4307 domain-containing protein: protein MPTPKNGSEQPQFQPRQRYASGSAAAASDRGTLSGKLLAVLLVVILAAIVVALAKYVQHSQMTKISGQTANVRVIDDHTFKLTVDITRSDVSVPSYCIVTALNYDIAEVGRREIFLPAGGDSTRRIDVELQTTEPAVSGDVYGCATDIPFYLDQS, encoded by the coding sequence ATGCCTACTCCTAAGAATGGCTCTGAGCAGCCCCAGTTTCAGCCGCGTCAGCGATACGCATCAGGCTCAGCTGCCGCCGCCTCAGATCGCGGCACACTATCAGGAAAGCTCTTGGCAGTACTCCTTGTCGTTATTTTGGCAGCAATCGTAGTGGCGTTGGCAAAATACGTTCAGCACTCACAAATGACCAAAATCAGTGGCCAAACAGCCAATGTTCGTGTCATTGACGATCACACTTTTAAGCTCACTGTAGACATCACGCGTAGCGACGTCTCCGTTCCCTCTTACTGCATTGTTACCGCGCTGAACTATGACATTGCAGAAGTAGGCCGTCGAGAAATCTTCCTTCCCGCCGGAGGCGACTCCACCCGCCGAATCGATGTAGAGCTTCAAACCACCGAACCGGCAGTATCCGGAGACGTATATGGGTGCGCCACCGACATCCCCTTTTACCTAGATCAGAGCTAG
- a CDS encoding Ppx/GppA phosphatase family protein — protein sequence MSVVAAVDCGTNSIRLLVCEQTPSGLREITRHMTIIRLGEGVDATGKIDPAAIERARVALSGYVDTMLAHKVAAVRMVATSATRDASNKDDFFAMTADLLGAVVPGACAEVISGAEEAELSFIGAVADIPDTDEPVCVIDLGGGSTEFVVGKKTGEILGAYSTQMGCVRLTERLMVSDPPTAEEIAQAREYVDTQLTIALDNVPITQASMVVGCAGTFTTVAALALGLDSYDPQRIHGSVHKADTLRGETQRLIGETSQQRAAHPVMHPGRADVIAGGSVVIEQILAMMQRLGVSDSVTISEKDILDGIVARLFGM from the coding sequence GTGAGCGTGGTAGCTGCCGTTGATTGCGGCACAAACTCCATACGTTTGCTGGTTTGCGAGCAAACGCCTAGCGGATTGCGTGAAATCACCCGTCACATGACGATTATTCGTCTAGGAGAAGGCGTCGACGCAACGGGAAAAATCGATCCCGCAGCCATCGAACGCGCCCGCGTTGCGTTGTCGGGCTACGTCGACACCATGCTGGCTCACAAAGTGGCAGCTGTGCGCATGGTGGCAACATCAGCGACTCGTGATGCCTCTAACAAAGATGATTTCTTTGCCATGACAGCTGACCTCCTAGGCGCGGTCGTGCCAGGGGCATGTGCAGAGGTGATCTCAGGTGCAGAGGAAGCCGAGTTGTCTTTTATCGGTGCGGTAGCTGACATTCCGGACACTGACGAGCCGGTATGCGTCATCGACCTAGGCGGCGGATCAACCGAATTTGTTGTAGGTAAGAAAACCGGCGAGATCCTCGGAGCGTATTCCACTCAAATGGGGTGTGTGCGCCTCACGGAGCGACTCATGGTATCCGATCCACCGACTGCTGAAGAGATCGCCCAGGCACGTGAGTACGTCGATACGCAGCTGACTATTGCGCTCGACAATGTGCCGATTACGCAGGCGTCGATGGTGGTGGGCTGCGCTGGAACTTTTACCACCGTTGCTGCGCTCGCTTTGGGCCTTGATTCCTATGACCCGCAGCGAATTCATGGTTCCGTGCACAAAGCTGACACCCTCCGTGGGGAAACTCAGCGTTTGATCGGGGAGACATCCCAGCAGCGCGCAGCACATCCCGTGATGCATCCAGGCCGTGCAGACGTCATTGCGGGCGGCAGCGTTGTAATCGAACAGATCCTTGCGATGATGCAGCGGCTCGGTGTGTCTGATTCGGTGACCATTTCGGAAAAGGACATCCTTGATGGAATAGTTGCTCGACTATTCGGGATGTAA
- a CDS encoding helix-turn-helix domain-containing protein: protein MSLPSIKTANSYCVVLWCDQGSATINAPDRVVQVMAGDVVLAPHGAFVTGHGVVLPMAFPDFDGGQHTRRLHMGTVWSKRMIFEFSRSLLGETRPSECIAALFDDRARPPQVPEPQAARKVAQKLIAYPADQTPLLEFAQLHNISSRTLQRQFVASTGFTFSEWRAALRVSVAADLLAHDFRIGQVSQMVGFSATSSLTRAFKRHTGDTPSSFTSPRMHAVCEQQPPMIPATTTFARASDDIALWIYSGTATVTTPGYCRFMGAGETVTIPSGTSTRLDVSAGSVALPVPLAAAHDDLTLSDVLAASVNPLAAVELQRLSAQERADAEQVLVPSV, encoded by the coding sequence GTGAGTCTTCCATCAATTAAGACGGCCAATAGCTACTGCGTGGTGCTGTGGTGCGATCAGGGTAGTGCAACGATTAACGCTCCAGATCGGGTGGTTCAGGTGATGGCTGGTGATGTTGTGCTCGCTCCACACGGTGCTTTTGTTACTGGTCATGGTGTGGTCTTGCCAATGGCTTTTCCTGATTTTGACGGAGGGCAACACACTCGTCGCTTGCATATGGGTACTGTGTGGTCGAAGCGAATGATTTTTGAGTTTTCGCGCAGTCTATTAGGCGAGACACGCCCATCGGAATGTATCGCAGCGCTTTTCGACGATCGCGCGCGGCCGCCACAAGTTCCTGAACCGCAGGCGGCGCGAAAGGTTGCTCAGAAGTTGATTGCCTATCCAGCGGATCAAACACCTTTGTTGGAATTTGCTCAGTTGCACAATATTAGTAGCAGGACATTGCAGCGTCAGTTCGTTGCGTCGACTGGTTTTACGTTTAGTGAATGGCGTGCAGCATTGCGTGTGTCTGTGGCGGCTGATTTATTGGCTCATGATTTCCGGATCGGTCAGGTTTCACAGATGGTGGGTTTTAGTGCGACGTCGTCACTTACGCGCGCATTTAAGCGGCATACTGGTGATACTCCTTCTTCTTTTACCTCACCGCGTATGCATGCTGTGTGCGAGCAACAGCCGCCGATGATTCCAGCAACCACAACGTTTGCGCGGGCTTCGGACGACATTGCTTTATGGATTTATAGCGGGACGGCGACCGTTACCACCCCTGGATATTGTCGATTTATGGGTGCGGGGGAGACTGTCACTATTCCCTCTGGTACAAGTACGCGTCTCGACGTTTCTGCTGGTTCTGTAGCATTGCCGGTCCCGCTTGCTGCGGCCCATGACGACTTAACGCTTAGCGATGTGCTCGCTGCTTCTGTTAACCCACTTGCTGCGGTGGAATTGCAACGATTGAGTGCACAGGAACGTGCTGATGCTGAGCAGGTGTTGGTTCCTTCTGTGTAA
- a CDS encoding amino acid permease gives MTTPATIVEATSTKSHSVRIWTLIGLIIGSTVGSGIFSLPQNIASVAAPGAMLIGWLIAGMGMLAVAFVFQILAHRKPHLDSGVYSYVRAGLGDYIGFTSGWGYWLGSVIAQVGYATLFFSTLGHYVPLFNSDNRGASVIGVSVLTWVIFGILSMGVKQAAFMNAITTVAKLLPIFAFIVLVLFLGFSWDKLTLDFWGESTGSSVFEQIQGIMLFTVWVFIGVEGASVYSKQARTRRDVGRATVIGFFTVLVLLVSVSTLSYGVLTQAELAALPDNSMANVLEAVVGPWGAALVSIGLCLSVLGAYVSWQMLCAEPVAMMAFDGLLPRKLGTINTTGSPVIAQLISTIVIQLWVFVFFLNETTYISMVQLATVLYLLPYVFSSLYLILLATRGKGISHPAAGTRFDDSGPEVSAADNCRHLFVGAVAFIYSLWLFYAADLKYVLFGALAVLPGLIPYVWTRLYKKERVFNAFEWFVVALIIIAAGCGLAGIMTGSMSL, from the coding sequence ATGACCACCCCGGCCACCATCGTCGAAGCAACATCTACAAAAAGCCACAGCGTCCGCATCTGGACACTCATTGGACTCATCATCGGCTCTACCGTTGGCTCCGGAATCTTCTCCCTGCCCCAAAACATCGCTTCCGTAGCCGCCCCAGGCGCCATGTTAATCGGCTGGCTGATCGCGGGAATGGGAATGCTCGCCGTCGCCTTCGTCTTCCAAATCTTGGCTCACCGTAAGCCACACCTCGATTCCGGCGTCTACTCCTACGTACGTGCAGGACTTGGCGACTACATCGGATTTACCTCTGGTTGGGGTTACTGGCTCGGCAGCGTAATTGCACAGGTCGGCTACGCCACCCTGTTCTTCTCCACGCTTGGCCACTACGTCCCGCTGTTTAACAGCGACAACCGCGGTGCCTCCGTGATCGGCGTTTCTGTGCTTACCTGGGTTATCTTTGGCATTTTGTCCATGGGCGTAAAACAAGCCGCCTTTATGAATGCCATCACCACAGTAGCTAAGCTCCTCCCGATCTTCGCCTTTATCGTCCTCGTGCTGTTTTTGGGATTTAGCTGGGACAAACTCACTCTCGACTTCTGGGGCGAATCCACTGGCAGCAGCGTATTCGAACAGATTCAGGGCATCATGCTCTTTACCGTCTGGGTGTTCATCGGCGTCGAGGGCGCATCGGTCTACTCCAAGCAGGCACGCACGCGTCGCGACGTCGGCCGCGCCACCGTCATCGGCTTTTTCACCGTGCTGGTACTCCTTGTCTCGGTTTCCACCCTTTCCTACGGTGTGCTCACCCAAGCGGAACTAGCAGCCCTTCCTGATAACTCCATGGCCAATGTCCTCGAAGCCGTAGTTGGCCCGTGGGGAGCGGCACTGGTTTCCATCGGTCTGTGCTTGAGCGTGCTCGGCGCTTATGTTTCGTGGCAGATGTTGTGCGCAGAACCCGTCGCAATGATGGCCTTCGATGGCCTTCTCCCCCGCAAACTCGGCACCATCAATACGACCGGTTCCCCTGTTATCGCTCAGCTGATTTCCACCATTGTGATCCAGCTGTGGGTCTTCGTATTCTTCCTCAACGAGACAACCTATATCTCCATGGTGCAACTGGCGACGGTTCTCTACCTACTGCCTTATGTGTTCTCCTCGCTCTACCTTATTTTGTTAGCTACCCGCGGCAAAGGAATTTCTCACCCTGCTGCAGGCACGCGTTTCGACGACTCCGGCCCCGAGGTCAGCGCAGCCGACAACTGCCGACATCTCTTTGTCGGTGCAGTCGCATTCATTTACTCCCTGTGGCTGTTTTACGCCGCCGACTTGAAATACGTGCTCTTCGGTGCGCTCGCAGTTCTGCCAGGTCTGATCCCCTACGTGTGGACCCGCCTCTACAAAAAGGAACGAGTATTCAACGCCTTCGAATGGTTTGTTGTTGCACTCATCATCATCGCAGCAGGATGTGGTTTAGCGGGGATCATGACGGGATCAATGTCCCTATAG
- a CDS encoding lytic transglycosylase domain-containing protein: MRKAAGCALGVVLAVIMVIAIVGWTLSVMGGVSPIRQLEDVPTDVPPARAEAVPQIDINAPGRTSAKLAFWADPIAEDTSISSAAIRAYANAELVAAQSWPECHLSWGTLAGLGYVETRHGTYSGHLFDSRSIDADGNVLPPIIGVPLDGSPGFAEVKDTDLGELDGDPQFDRAVGPMQFIPESWRRYGRDANGDGIADPNNIDDAALAAANLLCDGRDLATADGWTNAIYSYNMSNDYLVKVRNAAASYALRQPAVQ, translated from the coding sequence TTGAGAAAAGCCGCAGGGTGTGCGCTAGGAGTAGTGCTGGCAGTCATTATGGTCATTGCCATCGTCGGGTGGACCCTATCCGTCATGGGTGGGGTATCTCCGATACGGCAATTGGAGGACGTTCCCACCGACGTACCGCCTGCACGTGCTGAAGCCGTGCCACAGATCGACATCAACGCGCCAGGACGCACTTCGGCCAAATTGGCGTTTTGGGCCGATCCGATTGCAGAGGATACGTCGATAAGCTCGGCTGCGATCCGTGCCTACGCTAACGCCGAACTGGTTGCGGCCCAGTCGTGGCCAGAATGCCACCTCAGTTGGGGGACATTGGCTGGGTTGGGGTACGTGGAAACTCGTCACGGAACCTACTCAGGCCACCTCTTTGATAGTCGCAGTATCGACGCTGACGGCAACGTGCTGCCACCAATCATTGGCGTGCCTCTTGACGGGTCACCAGGTTTTGCGGAGGTAAAAGATACCGATTTGGGGGAGCTTGACGGAGATCCTCAATTTGATCGTGCAGTTGGGCCCATGCAGTTTATTCCGGAGTCGTGGAGACGCTACGGGCGCGACGCAAACGGCGATGGGATAGCAGACCCCAATAACATTGACGATGCCGCTCTAGCTGCGGCGAACCTCCTATGTGACGGAAGAGACTTAGCTACTGCGGACGGTTGGACGAATGCTATTTATTCCTACAACATGTCCAATGACTACCTCGTTAAGGTCCGAAATGCGGCCGCTTCCTACGCTCTGCGGCAGCCAGCTGTGCAATAA
- a CDS encoding DUF501 domain-containing protein produces the protein MSASESDLAIVAEQLGREPRGVIEVSYHTPDGVPGVVMTTPKLDDGTPFPTLYYLTEPRLTAEASRLEVAHVMKWMTDRLHSDEELRKDYERAHEHFLAKRNAIEDLGTDFSGGGMPDRVKCLHVLIAYALAEGPDHFRLGTEAVALAADHGGLRGTAIPQDWPTVESLGMSLDQFDFSHADVPGASK, from the coding sequence ATGAGTGCTTCTGAATCTGATCTTGCCATTGTTGCCGAGCAACTAGGCCGCGAGCCTCGCGGAGTTATTGAGGTGTCTTACCACACACCTGACGGTGTTCCCGGTGTAGTGATGACAACCCCGAAGCTTGACGACGGCACCCCGTTCCCAACCCTCTACTACCTCACGGAGCCGCGTCTTACTGCGGAGGCTTCCCGTCTTGAGGTAGCGCACGTGATGAAATGGATGACGGATCGTCTTCACTCCGATGAGGAGCTTCGCAAAGACTACGAGCGTGCCCACGAGCACTTCCTAGCTAAGCGCAACGCCATTGAAGATCTTGGTACTGATTTCTCCGGTGGCGGCATGCCAGATCGCGTCAAGTGCCTGCATGTTTTGATTGCCTATGCATTGGCAGAAGGCCCTGACCACTTTCGTCTCGGTACCGAGGCTGTAGCTTTGGCAGCCGATCACGGAGGTTTGCGTGGCACCGCGATCCCACAAGATTGGCCGACTGTTGAATCACTGGGCATGAGCCTTGATCAATTCGACTTCAGCCACGCAGACGTACCAGGTGCCTCCAAGTGA
- the eno gene encoding phosphopyruvate hydratase, translating into MADIMHVFAREILDSRGNPTVEAEVFLDDGSHGVAGVPSGASTGVHEAHELRDGGERYLGKGVLNAVNNVNEEIADAIAGVEADDQRLIDQAMIALDGTENKSRLGANAILGVSIAVAKAAAESAGLPLYRYIGGPNAHVLPVPMMNIVNGGAHADSGVDVQEFMIAPIGAESFSEALRMGAEVYHSLKSVIKSKGLSTGLGDEGGFAPSVESTKAALDLIVEAIEKAGFKPGADIALALDVASSEFYKDGKYHFEGGEHTAEEMAKVYEQLIAEYPIVSIEDPLQEDDWEGYTALTAAIGDKVQIVGDDFFVTNPARLKEGIEKKAANALLVKVNQIGTLTETFDAVDLAHRNGYRTMMSHRSGETEDTTIADLAVALGCGQIKTGAPARSERVAKYNQLLRIEQQLDDAAVYAGRSAFPRFQG; encoded by the coding sequence GTGGCTGACATTATGCACGTATTTGCTCGTGAAATCTTGGACTCCCGCGGTAACCCAACCGTTGAAGCCGAAGTTTTCTTGGATGACGGATCCCACGGTGTTGCGGGCGTTCCTTCCGGTGCGTCCACCGGTGTTCACGAGGCGCACGAGCTTCGCGACGGTGGCGAGCGCTACCTCGGCAAGGGCGTCCTCAATGCAGTTAACAACGTGAACGAGGAAATCGCTGACGCAATCGCTGGTGTAGAAGCCGACGACCAGCGCCTGATCGACCAGGCCATGATCGCTCTCGACGGCACCGAGAACAAGTCTCGCCTCGGCGCAAACGCAATCCTCGGCGTTTCCATCGCCGTTGCTAAGGCAGCAGCAGAGTCTGCTGGCCTTCCTTTGTACCGCTACATTGGTGGCCCTAACGCTCATGTTCTGCCAGTTCCTATGATGAACATCGTGAACGGTGGCGCACACGCTGACTCCGGCGTTGATGTTCAGGAGTTCATGATTGCTCCTATCGGTGCTGAGTCCTTCTCTGAGGCTCTACGTATGGGTGCAGAGGTTTACCACTCCTTGAAGTCTGTGATTAAGTCCAAGGGACTTTCCACTGGCCTCGGCGACGAGGGTGGTTTCGCACCATCTGTTGAGTCCACCAAGGCAGCTCTCGACCTTATCGTTGAGGCAATTGAGAAGGCTGGCTTCAAGCCAGGTGCTGACATCGCACTTGCACTCGACGTTGCTTCCTCCGAGTTCTACAAGGATGGCAAGTACCACTTCGAGGGCGGCGAGCACACCGCTGAGGAGATGGCAAAGGTCTACGAGCAGCTCATCGCTGAGTACCCAATTGTTTCCATCGAGGACCCACTGCAGGAAGACGACTGGGAGGGCTACACCGCCCTGACCGCCGCAATCGGCGACAAGGTTCAGATCGTCGGCGACGACTTCTTCGTCACCAACCCAGCACGCCTCAAGGAAGGCATCGAGAAGAAGGCTGCCAACGCCTTGCTGGTTAAGGTCAACCAGATCGGTACTCTAACCGAGACCTTCGACGCTGTTGATCTCGCACACCGCAACGGCTACCGCACCATGATGTCTCACCGATCCGGCGAGACCGAGGACACCACCATTGCTGATCTCGCAGTCGCATTGGGCTGTGGCCAGATCAAGACCGGTGCGCCAGCTCGTTCCGAGCGCGTTGCTAAGTACAACCAGCTCCTACGCATCGAGCAGCAGCTTGACGATGCAGCCGTCTACGCAGGTCGTTCTGCATTCCCACGTTTCCAGGGCTAA
- a CDS encoding MazG nucleotide pyrophosphohydrolase domain-containing protein, which translates to MITMSVMTVLLLDARWPSMIPFNLVGKLEGQLRFTDEVPVKVRWNLDDIVRFATEDLLVSTNELDPQVIAAINNGASVIEVPSRHDALGQARDVMRRALARGEWEQAQTHESLLEYLHEETEEFGQAVAHGTTDHIVSELGDVLLQVLFHAEIGARHGEFNLDDVAASFVTKMQQRSPYLFDGSDGVVPIEEQERLWEAGKHRSGHTQTN; encoded by the coding sequence ATGATTACTATGTCTGTCATGACCGTTCTGCTTCTCGACGCCCGTTGGCCATCCATGATCCCCTTTAATTTGGTAGGCAAGCTCGAAGGACAGCTACGATTCACCGACGAGGTACCCGTGAAAGTCCGCTGGAACCTCGACGATATTGTGCGTTTCGCAACCGAAGATCTGCTCGTCAGCACCAATGAGTTGGATCCACAAGTGATCGCAGCCATCAACAATGGAGCAAGCGTTATCGAAGTTCCCAGCCGACACGACGCCCTAGGGCAAGCACGTGACGTGATGCGCAGAGCACTTGCCCGTGGGGAATGGGAACAAGCGCAAACCCACGAATCTCTTTTGGAATACCTTCACGAAGAAACCGAAGAATTCGGACAGGCTGTTGCACACGGAACCACCGACCACATCGTTTCTGAGCTTGGCGACGTACTACTCCAAGTGCTCTTCCACGCCGAAATCGGAGCACGACACGGAGAATTCAACCTCGACGACGTAGCCGCAAGCTTTGTGACCAAAATGCAACAACGCTCGCCCTATCTTTTCGACGGCTCCGACGGGGTAGTGCCCATAGAAGAACAAGAACGTCTCTGGGAGGCCGGAAAACATCGATCTGGACACACACAAACAAACTAG
- the mca gene encoding mycothiol conjugate amidase Mca has translation MSSPSSPARLLAIHAHPDDESSKGAATMAKYVAEGHEVMVVTCTGGELGDVLNPSLDKTAVEGRIAEVRREEMAQAVKELGVQHRWLGYHDSGFPEGEPLPPVPPGSFAREDSDEVAAKIVEIIREFRPHVIITYDENGGYPHPDHLKVHEVSMLAWDLAGDPDYRLDLGQPWAPLKLYYTHGFIRQRMEMFHNLLVEQGKTSPYEEILDRWLEHRADIMARVTTQVYAADYFDRRDAALKAHATQIDPAGTFFATPIEAQQQLWPTEEFELARTRVSTSLPEDDLFEGIDTSAD, from the coding sequence ATGAGCTCACCTTCATCTCCGGCACGTCTGCTTGCTATTCATGCCCACCCAGACGATGAATCAAGTAAGGGTGCAGCCACGATGGCGAAATATGTGGCTGAGGGGCATGAGGTCATGGTGGTGACCTGTACCGGCGGTGAACTTGGTGATGTGCTTAATCCGTCGCTTGATAAAACCGCGGTGGAGGGCAGAATTGCTGAGGTTCGCCGTGAAGAAATGGCTCAAGCAGTCAAAGAATTAGGCGTCCAGCATCGGTGGTTGGGGTATCACGACTCGGGTTTTCCAGAGGGCGAACCGCTTCCACCAGTTCCACCGGGCAGTTTTGCACGGGAAGATTCTGATGAAGTGGCGGCGAAGATCGTTGAGATTATTCGTGAGTTTCGCCCGCACGTAATCATTACGTATGACGAAAACGGCGGGTACCCGCACCCGGACCATCTGAAAGTTCATGAGGTATCGATGCTGGCGTGGGATCTGGCGGGTGACCCCGACTATCGTCTTGACCTAGGGCAGCCGTGGGCTCCGTTGAAGCTCTATTACACACATGGTTTTATTCGCCAACGCATGGAGATGTTCCATAATCTGCTGGTTGAGCAGGGGAAAACGAGTCCTTATGAGGAGATTTTAGATCGTTGGCTTGAGCACCGTGCAGACATCATGGCACGAGTGACAACGCAGGTGTATGCCGCAGACTATTTTGATCGTCGTGACGCCGCTCTTAAAGCTCACGCCACGCAAATTGATCCGGCAGGCACATTTTTTGCTACACCGATTGAAGCCCAACAACAATTGTGGCCTACAGAAGAATTTGAGCTGGCTCGCACACGCGTTTCTACTTCCTTGCCGGAGGATGATCTTTTTGAAGGAATCGATACCTCGGCAGATTAA
- a CDS encoding YbjN domain-containing protein produces MDTYITRESLQAILNKLDIDSAIDDDGLVGAGFPSGETVFIIDDTLVTARTNWYGIVPDQKQQEIEEFINSTNARLPVGKLLPVVMDDGTKTLEFRLHLSQSHPLSDTQLCQILDAYFQLAFHCFDIALMTTAGTDSEQEQ; encoded by the coding sequence GTGGACACCTATATCACCCGCGAATCGCTGCAAGCGATACTCAACAAGCTCGATATTGATTCCGCCATCGACGACGATGGCCTAGTCGGTGCTGGATTCCCCTCCGGAGAAACCGTCTTCATTATCGACGACACCCTAGTCACCGCCCGCACAAACTGGTATGGGATCGTCCCTGACCAAAAGCAGCAAGAAATTGAAGAGTTTATAAACTCCACTAACGCTCGTCTCCCCGTGGGGAAACTCTTGCCCGTTGTTATGGATGATGGCACCAAGACCTTGGAGTTTCGACTGCACCTTAGCCAGTCCCATCCATTATCGGACACGCAGTTGTGTCAGATTCTCGACGCCTATTTTCAACTAGCCTTCCACTGTTTCGATATAGCGCTCATGACGACCGCCGGTACAGACTCAGAACAGGAGCAATAA